The Takifugu flavidus isolate HTHZ2018 chromosome 21, ASM371156v2, whole genome shotgun sequence genome has a window encoding:
- the necab1 gene encoding N-terminal EF-hand calcium-binding protein 1 translates to MSRLSDECGTDQKPEPLTFLQLDTRGATLERMDCSEEPPCVSEEPIAQLELKKGMSIFIDILRRADKNDDGKLSFDEFKAYFSDGVLTAEELKELFHTIDTHNTDNVDTDELCEYFSQHLGEYENVLAALEDLNLSILKAMDKTKKDYQESTHLEQFVTRFLLKETTNQLHSLQSSLECAMETTAEQTRQEKQGPVKPDVLSIQWSGRRSNRRLQRNSSLSPNNPLLSLVNAGVYEEDSQWMTQVNRLQKLIDRLEQKEIRLEPVEEEVLESKSHILIVQRQLAVLDEELEEFRAALRQYMDCACAQTGCLHISVQRLANESRFILYEFWEHNNVWKNHLQTNYSKTFQRGNVDFLETPEIITTMLVPASWWVLNNN, encoded by the exons ATGTCGCGCCTGTCAGATGAGTGCGGGACCGATCAGAAGCCCGAACCTCTCACATTCCTGCAGTTGGACACGAGAGGAGCCACATTGGAAAGGATGGATTGTTCAGAGGAGCCTCCGTGTGTCTCTGAGGAGCCCATCGCTCAGCTGGAGCTAAAAAAGGGAATGTCAATTTTCATTGAT ATTCTACGGAGAGCTGACAAAAACG ACGATGGCAAACTGTCCTTCGATGAGTTCAAAGCGTATTTCTCTGACGGAGTCCTGACGGCCGAGGAACTGAAGGAGCTTTTTCACACCATCGACACTCACAACACAGA CAACGTGGACACGGACGAACTCTGCG AATATTTCTCCCAGCACCTTGGTGAATACGAGAACGTCCTGGCTGCCTTAGAAGACCTGAATCTATCCATTCTGAAGGCGATGGACAAAACCAAGAAG GATTATCAAGAGTCCACCCACCTGGAGCAATTTGTGACCCGCTTCCTTCTAAAAGAGACAACTAATCAACTTCATTCGCTTCAGAGCTCACTCGAATGCGCCATGGAAACCACAGCCGAGCAAACGCGGCAGGAGAA ACAGGGCCCCGTCAAACCGGACGTGTTGTCCATCCAGTGGTCGGGTCGCCGCTCCAACCggaggctgcagaggaacagcagcctCTCGCCCAACAACCCTCTCCTCAGTCTGGTCAATGCAG GAGTTTATGAGGAAGACAGCCAGTGGATGACACAGGTCAACAGGCTGCAGAAGCTTATCGATCGTCTGGAGCAAAAG GAGATCCGGCTGGAGCCTGTGGAAGAGGAGGTCTTGGAGAGCAAATCG CACATCCTGATCGTCCAGCGGCAGCTCGCCGTGCTGgacgaggagctggaggagttcCGGGCGGCCCTCAGACAGTACATGGACTGCGCCTGCGCCCAGACTGGATGCCTACA CATCTCGGTGCAGCGGCTGGCGAATGAATCACGCTTCATCCTCTACGAATTCTGGGAGCACAACAACGTTTGGAAGAA CCACCTGCAGACCAACTACAGTAAGACCTTCCAGAGGGGGAACGTGGACTTCCTGGAGACCCCTGAGATCATCACCACCATGCTGGTTCCAG CCTCATGGTGGGTCCTCAACAATAACTGA